The Phacochoerus africanus isolate WHEZ1 chromosome X, ROS_Pafr_v1, whole genome shotgun sequence genome has a segment encoding these proteins:
- the USP26 gene encoding ubiquitin carboxyl-terminal hydrolase 26 — MAALMAHGFVQIWSRKTGMSKSKEAFIQTVERKSKVRLVVYFSTGEHKTFRLSNNIKSVVLRSYGKKQNHLHLTFQDNSFLFIEKLSSRDAENLKAFLDRVHENNLQPPIRPDRDGSVFASTAVHKPVNKTSFHKTCKKSGSPSFEKGGKNETPDLEKMPLFASKSSTLTWEELLENGYGKRKKMLSSGSEMNRNFLKENIFVRKKRSKTNPFRHASHKERKEWRLKQNKKLEFGPSFKISSTGNPYLDGIGLLQMLAKKIYLAFLSESRYGEDDPDWDKLKMTLDFYPEKLWQGFPNLGNTCYMNAVLQSLFSIPSFADDLLSQGFPWGKIPLDALSMCLAQLLVLKDIYNIKIKERLLVNIKKAISAVAEIFSDNIQNDAHEFLGQCLDQMKENMGQLNSIWETTFESEQGDSPQQVLTGSTATEMLVCPVITNFEFELLCSIVCKACGEVVLKTEVSNYLSINLPQGTEALPLSIQSSFDHFFGAEELEYRCEKCKHRGSVAVHKFGRLPRVLIVHLKRYSFNEFWSLKKDDQEVIISKYLKLSSHCSESTKPPLPLSKNAHIREFQILKIFQRINSEIFGLSTPSAEPTSESKDSLAAHIGSEKESESQKYQILDKGLSGEQQKDLGKSTPNVIDSTLLNSGDGAAIAKELLAVSLMMDLEDNFLSPKGKPTSSTCQEVPENPKLKKCKRSNMFVDLEGITKTIKHVCKDNPPRILELFHQESEQAQQYERLRLYEQALWLALLQSLPKSGARYTKNLRRPTEVHFQGADVNSLGALGSDKNPGNKKCVDRKTEPETKKPKRNAEMEDPHAYRLIGVVSHLGKTPNSGHYISDAYDFERQVWFTYNDLQVSSIQEAPMQEARLCTGYIFFYMHNEIFEELLEREENSQPHSTEAGKTPRE, encoded by the coding sequence ATGGCTGCTCTAATGGCACATGGTTTTGTCCAAATATGGAGCAGGAAAACTGGTATGTCTAAGTCGAAAGAAGCATTCATTCAAACAgtagaaagaaagagcaaagttAGATTGGTGGTCTATTTCAGTACTGGAGAGCATAAAACTTTTCGTCTAAGTAATAATATTAAAAGCGTGGTCCTTAGATcctatggaaaaaaacaaaaccacctgcACTTAACGTTCCAAGATAATAGCTTCTTGTTCATTGAAAAATTATCCTCCAGAGATGCTGAAAATTTGAAGGCATTCCTGGATAGGGTCCATGAAAATAATCTTCAACCACCCATAAGACCTGATAGGGATGGGAGCGTCTTTGCCAGCACAGCAGTACACAAGCCAGTCAACAAGACTTCATTTCACAAAACATGTAAGAAGTCAGGTAGTCCATCTTttgagaaagggggaaaaaatgaaacaccTGATCTTGAGAAGATGCCTTTGTTTGCTTCAAAATCATCAACATTGACTTGGGAAGAGTTACTAGAAAATGGatatgggaagagaaaaaagatgctgTCATCTGGCTCAGAGATGAATAGGAATTTCCTGAAAGAAAACATCTTTGTAAGAAAGAAGAGGTCCAAGACAAATCCCTTCAGGCATGCAAGCCacaaggagaggaaagaatggaGGTTAAAACAGAATAAGAAATTGGAATTTGGGCCTTCATTCAAGATCAGTTCTACTGGAAACCCTTACCTAGATGGCATTGGTCTTCTCCAGATGCTggctaagaaaatatatttggcaTTTCTGTCCGAATCCAGGTATGGTGAGGATGACCCAGACTGGGACAAACTCAAGATGACCTTGGACTTTTATCCAGAGAAACTATGGCAAGGCTTCCCCAATTTGGGAAACACCTGTTACATGAATGCAGTTTTACAGTCCCTATTTTCAATTCCATCATTTGCTGATGATTTACTCAGTCAGGGTTTCCCATGGGGTAAAATTCCCCTCGATGCACTTAGCATGTGCTTGGCACAGCTGCTTGTCTTAAAAGacatttataacataaaaatCAAGGAGAGGTTACTTGTGAATATTAAGAAAGCCATTTCAGCAGTTGCAGAGATATTCTCTGACAACATTCAGAATGATGCTCATGAGTTTTTAGGTCAATGTTTAGAtcagatgaaagaaaacatgGGACAATTAAACTCGATTTGGGAGACCACATTTGAGTCTGAGCAAGGAGATTCACCTCAACAGGTTCTCACCGGCAGTACTGCCACCGAAATGCTTGTCTGTCCTGTCATCACTAATTTTGAGTTTGAGTTGCTGTGCTCAATTGTTTGTAAAGCCTGTGGGGAGGTTGTTCTTAAGACAGAGGTGAGTAATTATCTCTCCATCAACCTTCCCCAAGGAACGGAAGCACTTCCCTTGTCTATTCAGTCTAGTTTTGATCATTTCTTTGGAGCAGAAGAGCTTGAGTATCGATGTGAGAAGTGTAAGCACAGGGGTTCCGTTGCTGTGCACAAGTTCGGCAGGCTGCCCAGGGTCCTCATTGTCCATCTGAAACGCTATAGCTTTAATGAGTTTTGGTCTTTAAAAAAGGATGACCAAGAGGtcattatttccaaatatttaaagttaTCTTCCCAttgcagtgaaagcaccaaaccACCACTTCCCTTAAGCAAGAATGCACATATTAGGGAGTTCCAGatcttaaaaatctttcaaaggaTAAATTCTGAAATCTTCGGTTTATCAACGCCTTCAGCAGAACCGACCTCGGAATCCAAGGATTCCTTGGCTGCTCACATTGGATCAGAAAAAGAGTCTGAGTCACAAAAATACCAGATTCTTGATAAAGGTTTAAGTGGAGAACAGCAAAAAGACCTGGGAAAATCTACACCGAATGTAATAGACTCCACATTGTTAAACTCAGGAGATGGAGCAGCCATTGCAAAAGAGCTATTAGCAGTGAGCTTAATGATGGATCTGGAAGACAACTTCCTTTCTCCGAAAGGTAAACCCACCAGCAGCACATGTCAAGAAGTGCCTGAAAATCCAAAACTAAAGAAATGCAAGAGATCCAACATGTTTGTAGATCTTGAGGGTATCACTAAGACTATCAAGCATGTTTGTAAAGATAACCCCCCCCGAATTTTGGAATTATTTCACCAAGAGTCTGAACAGGCCCAGCAGTATGAAAGGCTGAGACTCTATGAACAAGCCCTTTGGCTGGCACTGCTTCAAAGCCTTCCAAAGTCAGGTGCCCGGTACACAAAGAACCTGAGAAGACCTACAGAAGTACATTTTCAGGGGGCCGATGTGAATTCCCTAGGTGCATTGGGTTCCGATAAAAACCCTGGAAACAAAAAATGTGTAGATAGGAAGACAGAACCTGAAaccaagaaaccaaaaagaaatgccgAGATGGAGGATCCTCATGCCTATCGGCTCATTGGTGTTGTCAGCCATCTTGGGAAGACCCCCAATTCGGGCCATTATATCAGCGATGCCTACGACTTTGAGAGGCAAGTCTGGTTCACTTACAATGATCTGCAGGTATCAAGTATCCAAGAGGCCCCAATGCAGGAGGCTAGGCTTTGCACTGGGTACATCTTCTTTTACATGCACAATGAGATCTTTGAAGAGCTGTTGGAAAGAGAAGAGAACTCCCAGCCTCATAGCACAGAGGCAGGGAAGACCCCTCGGGAGTAG